CAAAACTCTAACAGAATATCAAAAACATGTCGCAGCTCTTCTAGATATTATCGGTTATAAAAACAGTCCAGAAGTTGCAAAATCTATCGTTGATTTCGAAAAGTCTTTGGCTAAAACTTATTTAACTTTAGAACAAGGTCGCGATGCCAACAAGCGTTACAATCCAAAAACCACTGCGGAACTTTCTGCCATGGTGAAAAATATTGACCTTCCCAATTTTCTTAAAAGTGCTGGCGTTAACACAGATCGTGTTATCCTTGGCGAATTAGCTTACTACCAAAATTTGGATAATTTTATCAATGAAAAAAATCTTCCTTTAATCAAAGATTATATGAAAGTGAGATTACTTTCTGGTAATGCTGGCGTTCTCAATCAAAAAATGGATGCATTAAATTTTTCTTTCTATAGCAAATATCTGCAAGGTCAAGAAGAGCAACGTGCTCTTAATAAACGCGGACTACAAATGATAAATGGTGTTTTAGGAGAAGCTTTCGGAAAATTATATGTTGAAAAATATTTCCCTGAAGAAGCTAAAATGCAAATGCAAGAATTAATTGGTTATTTAATTAAAAGTTACCAAAAACACATCTCTGAGCTAGAATGGATGTCTGCTACAACCAAGGAAAAAGCTTTAGAAAAACTATCGAAATTTACCGTAAAAGTAGCCTATCCTGACAAATGGGAAGATTATTCTAAACTTAAAATTGAAGGTCCAAACAAAACATCTTTGTATGAGAATTTAAAAAATGTTTCGGCTTGGAGATATTCTAAAAACTTAGAAAAAGTTGGTCAGCCAGTTGACAAAACCAAATGGGGAATGACGCCACAAACAGTGAACGCTTATTACAATCCATCCAATAACGAAATCGTTTTCCCAGCCGGAATTCTACAACCGCCTTTCTTCAATTTCAAAGCCGATCCTGCTGTTAATTTTGGCGGAATTGGCGCCGTTATCGGACACGAAATTGGACATGGTTTTGATGATAGCGGATCAAAATTCGATGGTGAAGGAAATCTTAACAATTGGTGGACAGACGAAGACCGCAAAAATTTTGAAGCAGCAACCAAAAAGCTAGGCGAACAATACTCTAATTATGAACCTGTAAAAGGATCTAAAGTCAATGGTACTTTCACAATGGGAGAAAACATTGGTGACCTTGGCGGTGTTGCAGTGGCTTACGACGCTCTACAAATGTATCTAAAAGATCACGGAAATCCAGGATTAATCAGTGGTTACACACAGGACCAAAGATTTTTCCTAAGTTGGGCAACCGTGTGGAGAACCAAATCAACTGACAAATTCTTAACCAATCAAGTTAAAACGGACCCACATTCGCCAGGAATGTATCGAGCAGTTGGACCTTTGGTAAATGTTGACGCTTTCTTCAAAGCTTTCGATATTAAAGAAGGTGACAAACATTACAAAAAACCAGAAGAACGAATCAAAATCTGGTAATAAAATAAAGGCTATCCAAATTTGGATAGCCTTAGTTTTTAAAAAATAGAAAGATATTTATTTAAACCTTTCGAATGCTGCTTTTTCAAGCATTTCGCGGTCATCAGGATGCGAAATATCAATTAAAGCTTTTGCACGTTGTTTTAAATTTTTTCCATATAGATAAGCGGTACCAAATTCGGTACACACATAATGCATGTGTCCTCTTGTCGTCACAACGCCTGCGCCAGGCTTCAAAAAAGGAACGATTCTCGGAATGCCTTTTTTTGTGCGAGAACTCAATGCCATAATAGGTTTTCCGCCTTCACTAAGTGCAGCACCACGCATAAAGTCCATTTGTCCACCGATACCACTATATTGATAAGTTCCTATGGAATCAGCACAAACTTGGCCTGTCAAATCAATTTCAATTGCAGAATTTATAGCATGAACTTTTTTATTTTTCATAATGTTAATCGGAAAATTAACATGCTGAACATCCAAAAAAGCAATTGCAGGATTGTCATCTACGAAATCATACAATTTTTTGGTTCCAAAACAAAAACTCGTAATACTTACATTGTTATGAAAACCTTTGCTTTTATTATTGATAACGTCATTTTTAATAAGATCTATTACACCGTCACTCAACATTTCGGTATGAACACCGAGATCTTTGTGATTACCTAAAGCTTTCAAAACCGCATCAGGAATAGTTCCAATTCCCATTTGTAAAGTCGCACCATCATCGATAATTTCTGCAACATATTTTCCGATAAGCGCTTCTTCTGCACCAGCTTTCGCACCGTAATCAATGGTCATTAAATCTTCCTCGTGCCAAACAAATTTATCAATTTTACTCACATGGATCATCCCATCGCCATGAGTTCTTGGCATTTTCGGATTAACTTGTGCAATAACAATTTTTGCGGTGTCCACTGCAGATCTGGCGATATCTACGGAAGTTCCTAAAGTAACGTAACCATGCTTATCCGGTGGAGACACCGTAACAATAGCCACATCCAAAGCCAATATATTATTTTTAAAAAGAATAGGAATTTCACTTAGAAAAATCGGGACAAAATCTCCTCTTTCTGAATTAACTGCTTCACGAACTGGCGTGGATACAAACAGAGAATTAATTCTGAAGCTCTCTCCATATTCAGGTTTTGCAATGGCCACTTCTCCTTGTTGCGTAATAGAAACCATTTCCACATTTTTTAATCTATGGCTTTGGTTGGCTAGTTCGTTTAACAAAAAATTAGGTGTACATGCACTACCATGCGAGAATATACGATCTCCGCTTTTCACCACGGACACAGCTTCTTCTGCACTTACATAATTTATCATAACTGTTTTACTTACTTTTAGACGAATCCCCTAAAATTATGACTTCTTTATGGGACACAAAAATGAGATTTATCATATAATTTAGCGAACATTCGCTCAATCTAACCAACTTGTTAAATACGAGGGATCTTCGACTTTCATGGCTTCTTCCGTTAATAATAATGGTCGAAAAGGGTCAACCATCACCGCATATTCATGGGTTTCTTTAACACCAATACTACGCTCCATAGCACCTGGATGTGGTCCATGTACGATGCCTCCTGGGTGAAGGGTAAAATCCATCAAATCGATATGATTGCGACTCATAAAATCGCCTTCTGTATAAAACAAAACCTCATCAGAATCAATATTAGAGTGGTTGTAAGGCGCAGGAATTGCCAACGGGTGATAATCAAAAAGTCGTGCTACAAAAGAACACACTACAAAATTGTGCGCTTCAAAATTTTGATGCACTGGCGGCGGCTGATGCACGCGGCCTGTAATGGGTTCAAAATTTTTGATATTAAATTTAAAAGGATAAAAGAAGCCATCCCAACCTACAACATCGAATGGATGTGTCGCATATATAAAATCCCAAATAAGATCTTCTTTTTTAACCTTGACTAGAAACTCACCTTTTTCATCTTTTGGTTCAACATGGGTTGGTAAAATAATGTCGCGTTCGCAAAAAGGTGAATGTTCTAAAAGTTGCCCGAACTCGTTTCTATAACGTTTTGGTGTATAGATTGGCGAATTACTTTCAATGAAAAACAACACATTATTTTCGGTTTCAAAAGTCATTTGATAAATCGTACCACGCGGAATAATCAAATAATCTCCGACTTCAAACTCTAAATCCCCAACAAAAGTTTTAAGAACACCTTTGCCTTCATGCACAAAAAACAATTCGTCCATGTGTGCATTTTTATAGAAATAATCGGTGGATTTTTTGGGTTTAGCCAAACCCATTTTAAGGTCATTATTCAACATTAAAATCTTACGACTGTCCAAAAAATCATCTTCTGGCGTCACATCTTTTCCTTTGAA
This genomic stretch from Chryseobacterium sp. POL2 harbors:
- a CDS encoding M13 family metallopeptidase; the encoded protein is MKKVSIGVLTLLGVLATQQVTAQKTDATAATISKNSKQYQEVGINLSMMDKSVRPQDDFFNYVNGNWVKTAKIPADKASWGSFNELREKTDEASLDILNHILSDKFSQGSEGQKIQDLYASYMDLKKRDADGLKPILADFKKIDAIKNLKDLQSYLNQATKYGDNPFYGWRVGADLKDSKNNAIYLGAADLGLGKDYYQKENEANTKTLTEYQKHVAALLDIIGYKNSPEVAKSIVDFEKSLAKTYLTLEQGRDANKRYNPKTTAELSAMVKNIDLPNFLKSAGVNTDRVILGELAYYQNLDNFINEKNLPLIKDYMKVRLLSGNAGVLNQKMDALNFSFYSKYLQGQEEQRALNKRGLQMINGVLGEAFGKLYVEKYFPEEAKMQMQELIGYLIKSYQKHISELEWMSATTKEKALEKLSKFTVKVAYPDKWEDYSKLKIEGPNKTSLYENLKNVSAWRYSKNLEKVGQPVDKTKWGMTPQTVNAYYNPSNNEIVFPAGILQPPFFNFKADPAVNFGGIGAVIGHEIGHGFDDSGSKFDGEGNLNNWWTDEDRKNFEAATKKLGEQYSNYEPVKGSKVNGTFTMGENIGDLGGVAVAYDALQMYLKDHGNPGLISGYTQDQRFFLSWATVWRTKSTDKFLTNQVKTDPHSPGMYRAVGPLVNVDAFFKAFDIKEGDKHYKKPEERIKIW
- a CDS encoding homogentisate 1,2-dioxygenase, with the protein product MRYHSSGNIPQKRHTVFKSPDEHFYYEQLFGTEGFHGISSLLYHIHRPTQIKEVKLYKDVTPKIAVEKNIQPRMFKGKDVTPEDDFLDSRKILMLNNDLKMGLAKPKKSTDYFYKNAHMDELFFVHEGKGVLKTFVGDLEFEVGDYLIIPRGTIYQMTFETENNVLFFIESNSPIYTPKRYRNEFGQLLEHSPFCERDIILPTHVEPKDEKGEFLVKVKKEDLIWDFIYATHPFDVVGWDGFFYPFKFNIKNFEPITGRVHQPPPVHQNFEAHNFVVCSFVARLFDYHPLAIPAPYNHSNIDSDEVLFYTEGDFMSRNHIDLMDFTLHPGGIVHGPHPGAMERSIGVKETHEYAVMVDPFRPLLLTEEAMKVEDPSYLTSWLD
- a CDS encoding acetyl-CoA hydrolase/transferase family protein, which gives rise to MINYVSAEEAVSVVKSGDRIFSHGSACTPNFLLNELANQSHRLKNVEMVSITQQGEVAIAKPEYGESFRINSLFVSTPVREAVNSERGDFVPIFLSEIPILFKNNILALDVAIVTVSPPDKHGYVTLGTSVDIARSAVDTAKIVIAQVNPKMPRTHGDGMIHVSKIDKFVWHEEDLMTIDYGAKAGAEEALIGKYVAEIIDDGATLQMGIGTIPDAVLKALGNHKDLGVHTEMLSDGVIDLIKNDVINNKSKGFHNNVSITSFCFGTKKLYDFVDDNPAIAFLDVQHVNFPINIMKNKKVHAINSAIEIDLTGQVCADSIGTYQYSGIGGQMDFMRGAALSEGGKPIMALSSRTKKGIPRIVPFLKPGAGVVTTRGHMHYVCTEFGTAYLYGKNLKQRAKALIDISHPDDREMLEKAAFERFK